The Oncorhynchus kisutch isolate 150728-3 linkage group LG20, Okis_V2, whole genome shotgun sequence genome has a segment encoding these proteins:
- the LOC109865985 gene encoding E3 SUMO-protein ligase CBX4 translates to MELPAAGEHVFAVESIEKKRNRKGRMEYLVKWRGWSPKYNTWEPEENILDPRLLDAFQNRERYEQLMGYRKRGPKPKHLMGQVPSFARRSSVLSGLQETTLDEDNRQQVDPIQTVRSQTQQYQLNSKKHHQYQPLLAKEREAEQQANGKKKLYYQLNSKKHHHYQPDPKMYDSTQCMKPREATKAPELPTNHSWNLPPALQQKWVRDKDSGCLSKVKDITMELKKLPAHLNGPSGESEQSKATAKEDAPLLEADGVSDSKLKIVKNKNKNGRIVIVMSKYMENGMQAARIKNGDVETLGEPQPDNNDDAAENQLEKMRLVQKLGLTNGFAKDCNKGSNRSNEFKCPADKVDSPKMGLSATEQNKHFNVRDQKEATEDQPLQLTNKPSLAPWPIEMGVHRTQPGKGSSLALKRHLSEADKGEDRGGCKQFLNSRSISIPCTVSSPPQSNSTDQNGHHSHNGQQDYDFLESNQDEPMDLSCVRSRREAPVPTETQVAPSAEEEKTAEQTEPPLAITTEQTVEEEPFPSFKPFLGNIVITDITTNCLTVTFKEYVTV, encoded by the exons ATGGAGCTACCCGCCGCGGGAGAGCACGTCTTTGCGGTGGAGAGCATCGAGAAGAAGCGGAATCGAAAG GGGAGGATGGAATACCTAGTCAAGTGGCGAGGATGGTCTCCAAA ATATAACACGTGGGAACCAGAAGAAAACATTCTCGACCCGCGGCTGCTTGACGCTTTCCAAAACAG GGAGAGATACGAGCAGCTTATGGGATATCGCAAAAGAGGGCCAAAGCCAAAGCACCTGATGGGCCAG GTCCCGTCCTTTGCCCGGAGATCCAGCGTCCTCTCAGGCCTTCAGGAGACCACCCTGGATGAGGACAACCGGCAGCAAGTGGACCCCATCCAGACAGTGCGCTCGCAGACCCAGCAGTACCAGCTGAACAGCAAGAAGCACCACCAGTACCAGCCCCTGCTGGCCAAGGAGAGGGAGGCCGAGCAGCAGGCCAACGGAAAGAAGAAGCTCTACTACCAGCTCAACAGCAAGAAACATCACCACTACCAGCCTGACCCCAAGATGTACGACAGCACCCAGTGCATGAAGCCAAGGGAGGCCACCAAAGCTCCGGAACTGCCCACCAACCACAGCTGGAACCTGCCTCCCGCGCTGCAGCAGAAGTGGGTCCGGGACAAGGACTCTGGTTGCCTGAGCAAAGTCAAGGATATCACCATGGAGCTAAAGAAGCTTCCGGCTCACCTCAACGGCCCCAGTGGCGAATCGGAGCAGAGCAAGGCCACGGCCAAAGAGGACGCACCGCTGCTGGAGGCCGACGGTGTCAGCGACAGCAAGCTGAAGATCGTCAAGAACAAAAACAAGAACGGACGCATCGTCATTGTCATGAGCAAGTACATGGAGAACGGCATGCAGGCGGCAAGGATTAAAAATGGAGACGTGGAAACCCTTGGCGAGCCGCAGCCGGACAATAATGATGATGCAGCAGAAAATCAACTTGAAAAGATGAGGCTCGTCCAGAAACTGGGTCTCACCAACGGATTCGCGAAAGACTGCAACAAAGGGTCTAACAGATCTAACGAATTTAAGTGTCCTGCTGACAAGGTCGACTCGCCCAAAATGGGGCTTAGTGCGACAGAGCAGAATAAACATTTCAATGTCAGGGATCAGAAGGAGGCTACAGAGGATCAGCCCCTGCAGCTGACCAACAAACCTAGCCTTGCCCCTTGGCCCATTGAGATGGGGGTTCATAGGACTCAGCCAGGAAAGGGCTCTTCTCTAGCCCTCAAACGTCACCTTTCGGAGGCAGACAAGGGCGAGGACCGGGGTGGCTGTAAACAGTTTCTAAACTCCCGGAGTATCAGTATACCCTGCACTGTGTCCTCACCTCCTCAAAGCAACTCCACGGACCAAAATGGCCACCATAGCCACAATGGCCAGCAGGACTACGACTTCCTGGAGTCTAACCAGGACGAGCCCATGGACCTCAGCTGTGTGAGGTCCAGACGGGAGGCTCCAGTTCCCACAGAGACACAGGTGGCTCCTTCTGCCGAGGAGGAGAAGACTGCAGAACAGACAGAACCGCCATTGGCTATCACAACAGAACAGACTGTGGAGGAGGAGCCTTTTCCTTCATTCAAGCCTTTCCTTGGGAATATAGTCATCACGGATATTACAACAAACTGTCTCACAGTGACATTTAAGGAATACGTTACAGTGTAA